The nucleotide sequence TGAAGCAACTATTTTGTGTTCTTAGCAAATCTTAAGTGATCagtaaataacaataatttgatGAATATAGGGCAATCACACAACAATAAATGGTGCATATCCAATACTATCTTCATACATTCTGCAGCTCCTGACACTGTTAATACATAAAACATACACTAAATGCAAAATATCAATTGCAATGAGCCACTCATTGTAAGACAGTACAACTAAATACAGTATTAGTCTTATATATTCATAATGGTACATAAAACACCCCAAATAGATTTGTCAAGTAAGAAGtaattttacttgattatttagttatttctgtcacttgattatttagtaattttacttgattatgaGTTACTGTGACAATTTATGAAGATAATACCGTGGGACCAACAGAAATTCTTATTGGCATAGCTACAGATTGTTATAATCATATTCTCAAGTCCTCTGCATAAATCTTGTTGCAGCTATCCCTTCTGCTGTAAAACTCTTGCAGAGGAACTAACAACTTTTATTTCTTCACCATCAATTATAGTTTGGTTTAAACCATAAACATGTTATACATCTAGAAACATGGAGTAACCAGTTCAGGTAGTAGCAAGGAGTAATACCTTTCAAGACTCAATCTTAATCTCTTTGTCTTCCACATCATTTGTGACTGCGTTTGCCTCCCCACCTTCTGCATCCTCTGCAGGTGGTTGGGCTTGTTCCTCCTCCGGTAATTGTTCCTCCACATAATCATTCTCGAATGCATCTGCAGGGACCTCGTAAATCCTCACCTGGGGCTTCGATGGATCCTTCACAAGCACATACTTCCCTTCATTCAACTTCATGCACAAGTCCACAATGGACTTTACAATACCCCACATATTCGCAGTATTCAAATTGATCTGTGCTGCAAAATCTCTTGGCTTATATCCAACTACAGCCAATATGACATGGTTGAAGTGATCACGAGGATGAACTCGTGAAACATAACCCAATTTCATCATATCTGCACTAGCCAAAAGAGCCTGGGCGGTCCATTTAGCCAACTTGTTGGCATTGTTCTTCAACTCCGTAGCCAATACCGCACCTCTCTGGGTCTCCAACTTCTGCCTCCAATCAACACCAGAATACTTGGGATCAAACTCATTTAGTGCATTTTGCGTGAGGAACGACCTCTGACTGTTAACCTCTGCTACACTTTGAACCTCGCACCTGGCTACGAGGTACATATCATCGTCAAGCTTCCAGCGACGATATCTATAAGCAACGGATGCCACCTCTTCGCCCTCATTCGCAAACGGGTTCGGCTCTTCGAATGCCACCTTATTCCCATCTCTAATCAGAACCTGCTGCGAAAAATTCTGGTTGATATACGCAGCCTCAACGCTCAATGAGTAGGCGGAGTTTATATCGTCTTTAGCCTCGGGCAACGGCTCTTGGGAAGTCTCGTGAACAGCAAGCAAATCTAACTGCGATCCGTCTCTCTTGTCAAAGAACAACTTGTTCCCAACTCGCTGGATTACAATATCCCAAGAGTAAACCGACCTCGGAGCGCACATAAGAGTAGACAGAATCGAGTCTGTAGCAAAAACCGTGGCCTTGTCCTCGTTGGCTAGTCGGCGAATGACCGGATCATCGGAGGTTGTAACTTTGAAGAAGTTCCGATTCTTGAACCGCTCAAGTGGGCGAGCGTTCTTCGGCGTGATGCGATCGTAGGACCGATCGTAGAACTCGAGCCCGCCGCACAAGAGGAGATCCTCGGGTTCCGGAACCGAGAACGACAGTTTGGTGAATGTTGAGAATGGAATTTGATCGAGCATGTTCCACTCGGGCTGGATGTCGACGGAGGACTTGAACACCGCCGCCTCGCGCCGAAGCGCGTTGCCGCCGGAGCGGTTCATGTGGTAGAGGCGGTCGCGGCGAGCGCGTTCTTTCTCTGCCTCGCGCTTTTTGGCCTCTACTTCCTCATCCCGCCGCTGCGGCAGCTGGTGGTGGCGCTGCTGCTGGAACCGCCATTTAGGGCCGAACTTGGGCCGCGGCGGCGGTTTGCCGTCGACGAGGCGGAAGGAGGAGTCCTCGTCGGCCGCGAGGCCGCCGAAGGACTCGTCGCCGGTGAAGTCGAAAACGGAGTCGGCGGCGCTGCGAGGGTTTCCTGCGTTCCTGCCCGGATTGTTGTAGTTGCGAGTCCAGTCGGCGATCCGGCCGAGCTTATCGGAGCGAGAAAATGGTGCGAACGGGACATTACTGGGGTGATTTGCAAGGAGAGGAGATGAAGATTCCGGCGGCCCCCAACCGTCCGGATTGAAAGGAACGGCGCCAACGTCGAATCCTACCATGTCTGGAATCAGATCCTAGCGTCCAAAAGCAACCAAAGACAGAAACGCCGAAACCCTAGATGAGTTTTATAcacagagagagacagagagacagagagagagcacTACCAAATGGGCTTCCATTGTAATGGACATGGGCCGGATATGTGTTGTACCGTTTGGGCCTGTTATTCTCTGACATGGGCCCACACAAGCCCTCAACaagatggaaaagaaaaggtGATTTGTATAATGAATCAAATCAATGATGGATTCAATATGGATATTTAAGAGATAGGTTTTAGCCTTACTAGATTTTTCATTAATCCCAGTACTAAAGATTaatgagcatatatatatatatgtccttGTAACATCACATTCACTCCCACGCCCTTGATTGATTTAGGTTAATCTCATTAATTATTGGTCCAATTTCCATTAGAACGCCCAGATGACATAGGCTTTGATTGTTCTGGACTTAAGACCAAAAGTAATTGGGCCTAAATTCTCTCAAATGGGCTGATCCAGGCCCAGCACATGATAATtcgaattttcaattttgaaaaaggAATCTGATTTCCATAATGatatagttatttaaaaaatattaaatattgaatATCTCATCGTTATTCAACATGCAGTATTCCAAAATTttgtccaataataataattagtcaTTATCTCCTCACAATGtatatacaatttatttttagatgaatataattatttcttatccCGAACCTATTACTTTCAAATTATAATAGAACAAGAACAATCTTAATATTATACAAATGTTCATCATCAattaaaatatacttaaaaataattctcgATCATTAAACCTTTTTTGCTAAATTTATAGACTCGTGTAACCATGAAACTCACACCTTTAAAAATAAGtctttttttcccttataatataACACAAACTAACCCTCTAATACCTATTAATCCAGAAAATACTGACATAACTTCTAGTTCTtcaatttatcttctttatttttttatttttttttgctttggcttttaatttttatcaatgtTGCATTcggaattttttatttttgttaataaaaaaaatagaaattaaacatgttcaataacttaattttatttttaaaggtAAGAAACTAAATATAGTATTGGATGtgaatctttatttattttacatagtGATCACATATCCATAATAATCCAATTGATATTAATTAGATAAGAAAAATGAGCTGATTCATTTGCCGAAGAAGCTCAGGATGTTCTTACACATTACCATTATTAATTAGATCAGTTAGGCTATAATGGATAGTGGTGTTTGCGGTTCAGTCTGAACGATTTTAGACCAATTTAATGTGTCGAATCATAAGTTTATTTGAGAATTTCAGGAGGTTTTTGAACTTAGACGATGATGAGATTGAATCTTCCACGTCTATATTAGATCCTTTAGGATTAAGATTTGGATTCGTGTCTTTATTTTGACGTTGACAAGTGTCATCTCTCAAAATATTTGAGATAAGGACACATAACAAAGTTGAATTGACTTTCTTAAAGagacattttgataattatacgacatcattaaaaaaaagttattttttatttactcatatagttaacaagaaaaatgaataaaaaaatctactttcttTCATTAATTTAAGAGTGAAAGAGAAAATACAAATAAGTAGAAAAGCtataacatatttttattaaaaaatattgacaTTC is from Diospyros lotus cultivar Yz01 chromosome 2, ASM1463336v1, whole genome shotgun sequence and encodes:
- the LOC127795070 gene encoding eukaryotic translation initiation factor 3 subunit D-like, which produces MVGFDVGAVPFNPDGWGPPESSSPLLANHPSNVPFAPFSRSDKLGRIADWTRNYNNPGRNAGNPRSAADSVFDFTGDESFGGLAADEDSSFRLVDGKPPPRPKFGPKWRFQQQRHHQLPQRRDEEVEAKKREAEKERARRDRLYHMNRSGGNALRREAAVFKSSVDIQPEWNMLDQIPFSTFTKLSFSVPEPEDLLLCGGLEFYDRSYDRITPKNARPLERFKNRNFFKVTTSDDPVIRRLANEDKATVFATDSILSTLMCAPRSVYSWDIVIQRVGNKLFFDKRDGSQLDLLAVHETSQEPLPEAKDDINSAYSLSVEAAYINQNFSQQVLIRDGNKVAFEEPNPFANEGEEVASVAYRYRRWKLDDDMYLVARCEVQSVAEVNSQRSFLTQNALNEFDPKYSGVDWRQKLETQRGAVLATELKNNANKLAKWTAQALLASADMMKLGYVSRVHPRDHFNHVILAVVGYKPRDFAAQINLNTANMWGIVKSIVDLCMKLNEGKYVLVKDPSKPQVRIYEVPADAFENDYVEEQLPEEEQAQPPAEDAEGGEANAVTNDVEDKEIKIES